The following coding sequences lie in one Fusarium poae strain DAOMC 252244 chromosome 1, whole genome shotgun sequence genomic window:
- a CDS encoding hypothetical protein (BUSCO:40105at5125): MLIKESHVDVPTTANGKDGTMRIFVFHPTIPGYPNARFPGVSLFSEIYQVTGPVARFARQIAGQGYIVAAPSSYHDFTGPEPLKYDVEDTDRGNKFKIEKTLESYDADSYATVDYLLSLPTCTGRIGSTGMCLGGHLAVRAALDPRISACVGYFATDIHSRTLGPYDAPNTSSTAPADSNHTLDLFHKFKGEVAMIFGVKDTHVPDAGRDLIRAKLREAGVVTSFYEFAWAQHAFIRDELSKGRYDPAITKICFEVLLELFGRVLKTDLGAKDGDVPAPEHDC, translated from the exons ATGTTGATCAAAGAGTCTCATGTCGATGTTCCTACCACTGCCAATGGCAAGGATGGCACTATGC GTATCTTTGTCTTTCATCCTACTATTCCCGGATATCCTAATGC ACGATTCCCTGGTGTGAGTCTCTTCAGTGAGATTTACCAAG TCACCGGTCCTGTAGCTCGGTTTGCCCGCCAGATTGCTGGCCAGGGCTACATCGTTGCTGCACCTTCGTCATATCATGACTTTACAGGCCCAGAGCCTCTCAAGTACGACGTTGAGGATACTGACCGCGGCAACAAATTCAAGATCGAAAAG acTCTCGAGTCTTACGACGCCGACTCGTATGCCACTGTCGACTACCTCCTCTCACTTCCCACTTGCACAGGACGCATTGGTTCCACAGGCATGTGCCTTGGCGGCCATCTTGCTGTCCGCGCTGCT CTTGACCCTCGCATTTCTGCTTGTGTCGGTTACTTCGCTACAGATATCCACTCTCGCACTCTTGGTCCTTACGATGCTCCCAACACTTCCTCTACCGCTCCTGCCGACAGCAACCATACTTTGGACCTTTTTCACAAATTCAAGGGTGAGGTTGCCATGATCTTTGGAGTGAAGGATACTCACGTCCCTGACGCTGGTCGTGATCTCATCCGTGCCAAGCTCCGTGAGGCTGGTGTCGTGACTAGCTTCTACGAGTTTGCCTGGGCCCAGCATGCCttcatccgtgacgagcTCAGCAAGGGTCGTTACGATCCCGCTATTACCAAGATCTGCTTTGAGGTCCTGCTAGAGCTCTTTGGTCGTGTTCTCAAGACTGACCTGGGAGCCAAGGACGGCGATGTCCCAGCACCAGAGCACGACTGTTAA
- a CDS encoding hypothetical protein (TransMembrane:6 (i123-144o172-200i212-235o255-276i486-509o521-541i)~BUSCO:5831at5125), with amino-acid sequence MVNRHVSLSPRNSRHSHSGFVPLGGSNSNNSNDMEGIQLTTVRSNVSTRSGLRRANMGQPMSPDDSSSPTEKENLNSSHGHRGRRRRMGEGLARTGTGGDDASLNAMGRLYNKIINFSVVTRYLVYVVPVGLLLAIPLIVLAAIGKKDALPIGKFNNDGDRAGDDGPPLFKIFLWVLIMWLSCWAAKVVAWFLPSIFMFFTGVVSKGTRKYATVLGNLILPFSFFFWALASYVTFKNLWQDEDRSKTYVPWVRTMGRVLGALFVSSAVFLGEKAIVQLIGISYHQRSFANRIKESKREVHLLGLLFDASRTLFPLHCQEFSDEDAIINDSIEVMLRGKKGHKRNGSATPMKLIGEVGKVGDKVASVFGNLASEIAGKQVFNPNSAHSIVIEALEKTKSSEAMGRRIWMSYVVEGHESLTLDDFQEVLGPAYKDEAEEAFFMIDGDDNGDISLDEMVRKTVEIGVERKAIAEGMKDIGQALQAFDKILLVVVLLVVIFVFLAFFQSSFIATLTTAGTTLLSLSFIFAVTAQEFLGSCIFLFVKHPYDVGDRVDITSTKMVVNKISLLYSVFHRLDTMQTVQIPNIQLNNMWIENISRSKSMHETIEVNVSFDTSFEDIELLRIEMEKFVRLPENARDFQPDLSISVGGVGNLDKLLLYVTIAHKSNWHNDAVRSSRRSKFMCALALALKKVPIIAPGGGGEPLGGPTNPSYSVTVTDDFAKKSRDDAAKATDEARMVPTSKQENTAEAEAAAAEGFNARPAAAGLGVWDNSDNHTLDGHDDSRRSRDIETLRTDLKRESTRGRRKAGEAVPSLSLETAPRASIQLTQASPHSATHGPFDEEAETGMGSTPYHSNLAPGSSHQGSQGYQPYASSSNQYNTAHPLQRPGQGPPGPPPQGPPPAPQR; translated from the exons ATGGTCAACCGCCACGTTTCACTCTCGCCTCGCAACTCGCGCCACTCCCACTCAGGCTTTGTCCCTCTCGGTggaagcaacagcaacaactcGAACGATATGGAAGGCATTCAGCTCACGACGGTCAGGAGCAATGTCTCTACCCGCAGCGGCCTCAGAAGAGCCAACATGGGACAGCCCATGAGCCCCGACGATAGCTCTTCTCCCACAGAAAAAGAGAACCTCAATTCATCCCATGGACATCGCGGACGCCGACGAAGGATGGGCGAGGGCCTCGCCCGTACTGGTACCGGAGGAGACGATGCCTCATTGAACGCAATGGGCAGACTCTACAACAAGATTATCAACTTCTCTGTTGTCACCCGATACCTCGTATACGTCGTTCCCGTTGGTCTTCTCCTGGCGATTCCCCTGATCGTCTTGGCTGCTATTGGCAAGAAGGACGCCCTCCCTATCGGCAAATTTAATAATGATGGTGACCGAGCCGGCGACGATGGTCCTcccctgttcaagatcttcctATGGGTTCTCATTATGTGGTTGTCTTGCTGGGCTGCCAAGGTAGTTGCATGGTTCTTGCCATCCATCTTCATGTTCTTTACTGGAGTCGTCAGCAAGGGTACTCGCAAGTACGCAACTGTCCTCGGAAACCTCATTCTccccttctccttctttttctGGGCCCTGGCTTCGTATGTTACCTTCAAGAACTTGTGGCAGGATGAGGATAGAAGCAAGACCTATGTCCCCTGGGTCCGTACCATGGGCCGTGTCCTGGGAGCTCTTTTCGTCTCCTCCGCCGTCTTCCTTGGTGAAAAGGCAATTGTGCAGCTCATTGGTATTTCGTACCACCAGCGCTCATTCGCCAATCGTATCAAGGAGTCCAAGCGAGAGGTTCATCTCCTCGGTCTTCTTTTCGATGCCTCTCGCACTCTGTTCCCCCTGCATTGCCAAGAATTCTCCGATGAAGACGCCATCATTAACGATAGCATTGAGGTGATGCTTCGTGGTAAGAAGGGTCACAAGCGAAATGGCTCTGCCACTCCCATGAAGCTCATTGGAGAAGTTGGCAAGGTTGGAGACAAGGTCGCGTCCGTGTTCGGTAACCTCGCTTCTGAGATCGCTGGTAAACAAGTCTTCAACCCCAACTCGGCCCATTCCATTGTCATCGAAGCTCTTGAGAAGACCAAGTCATCTGAGGCCATGGGCCGCCGTATCTGGATGTCCTATGTTGTCGAGGGCCACGAGTCGCTCACTCTGGACGATTTTCAGGAAGTTCTTGGACCCGCTTACAAGGatgaggccgaggaggcatTCTTCATGATCGATGGCGACGATAACGGTGACATCAGTCTCGACGAGATGGTTAGAAAAACGGTTGAGATTGGTGTCGAGCGAAAGGCTATCGCTGAGGGTATGAAGGACATTGGTCAAGCTCTTCAAGCTTTCGACAAGATTCTCCTCGTCGTTGTCCTATTGGTCGTCATCTTTGTTTTCC TTGCCTTCTTCCAGAGCAGTTTCATTGCAACCCTTACCACTGCCGGAACCACCCTTCTCTCACTCTCCTTCATCTTCGCGGTTACTGCCCAGGAGTTCCTTGGTTCTTGTATCTTCCTGTTCGTCAAGCACCCTTACGATGTTGGTGACCGTGTCGATATCACCAGCACCAAGATGGTTGTCAACAAGATCTCTCTCTTGTACTCTGTTTTCCACCGCCTTGACACCATGCAAACTGTCCAGATTCCCAACATTCAGCTCAACAACATGTGGATCGAGAACATCTCTCGTAGCAAGTCCATGCACGAGACCATCGAAGTTAATGTTTCATTTGATACATCTTTCGAGGATATTGAGCTGCTCCGCATTGAGATGGAGAAGTTCGTCCGTCTGCCCGAGAACGCCCGTGACTTCCAGCCCGATCTTAGCATCAGCGTCGGCGGCGTTGGTAACCTCGACAAGCTGCTGCTCTATGTTACTATCGCTCACAAGTCCAACTGGCACAACGACGCCGTCCGTTCTAGCCGCCGCTCCAAATTCATGTGTGCCCTGGCTCTGGCTTTGAAGAAGGTTCCCATCATTGCTcccggtggtggtggtgagcCTCTGGGCGGACCCACCAACCCTTCATACTCAGTCACGGTCACCGATGATTTTGCCAAGAAGAGCCGTGATgatgctgccaaggccaCCGATGAGGCTCGCATGGTCCCAACCTCAAAGCAGGAGAACACTGCTGAGGCTGAAGCCGCGGCTGCTGAAGGATTTAATGCGCGCCCAGCTGCCGCTGGCCTCGGTGTCTGGGACAACAGCGATAACCACACACTGGATGGCCACGACGATTCGCGCCGTAGCAGAGATATTGAAACCCTGCGTACAGATCTCAAGCGTGAGAGTACTCGCGGTCGTCGCAAGGCCGGTGAAGCTGTGCCTTCACTTTCACTTGAGACAGCTCCTCGTGCCAGCATCCAACTGACGCAAGCAAGCCCTCACAGCGCCACCCACGGCCCCTTCGATGAGGAGGCCGAGACTGGTATGGGCTCAACACCCTATCACTCCAACCTTGCTCCTGGGTCCTCCCACCAGGGCTCTCAAGGCTATCAACCATATGCCAGCAGCAGTAACCAATACAACACTGCCCATCCTCTGCAACGACCCGGCCAGGGACCACCTGGACCACCTCCTCAAGGACCACCTCCCGCTCCCCAGCGCTAG